AAATCGCTGGCTGCAGCTTTTTTAAGCCCGGTAACGTTGAACATACAGGTTTTTGCCTACGGCTTTGGATTAATAAAAGCACTGTGGCAAACAAAAGTATTGGGAAAACAAGAGGCACGTGGATTTGTAAAAGGGTATTACGGAAAAAAGAAGAAATAATTCAGGCATGAGTACGCTGCCCAAAATAAGTGTTATTACTGTTGTTTTTAATGCCGTCGAGCTGCTTGAGCAAACCATTAAAAGCATCATCTGCCAGAGCTATGCCAACCTTGAATATATTGTTATTGATGGTTCCTCTACAGATGGCACGGTTGAAATCATAAAAAAATACGACAAAGCTATTACGCACTGGATTAGCGAAAAAGATACCGGCATTTACGATGCCATGAACAAAGGCCTGAAAATGGCCAGCGGCGATTATGTAATTTTCATCAATGCCGGCGATATGTTGTACGCTTGCGATACACTTGCAAAGATTCCGTTTGCAGCACATCCTGAAGCAGATGTTTTTTATGGAGAAACCGTAATAATCAGCGATAAAACCGGCGAGGATCTGGGATTACGGAAAAAAGTACCACCACGAAACCTCAGTTGGAAACATTACCAAAAAGGCATGGTGGTTTGCCATCAATCGATATTTATAAAAAAGTCGATTACTACGAATTACAACACCAGTTACCGGCTTTCGGCCGATGTTGAATGGGTAATTTTAGCTTTAAAAAAAGCTCAAAAGGTTGTTTATGTCGATTGTATTATTTCCAGGTTTCTAAGTGGAGGTGCCTCGCGAAAAATGCAAAAACTGAGCCTGAAAGAACGATTTTCGGTTATGCGAAAGTATTTTGGGTTGATTCCAACCGTTTTCAGCCATATTGGTTTTATTTTCGACACGCTGGCAGTGAAGCTAAAATTGAGGCCTTTGTACCGAAAAAACTATTTTAAGCCGGAATAATGCAGAAAAAGAAAATACTGTACATACATCATAGCGGACGGCTTGGAGGCGCACCCAAAAGCTTAAGTTTATTGCTTGAGAAAATTGACAAAACCCGTTTCGAACCCATAATTCTGGCCCTTCAAAACGGACCTGCTATTGAAATGCTAAAAAAAACAGGGGCAAAAGTTATTGTAAAACCCTGGCTGTTTCCTTTTCATGGTTCAACAGTTTCGGGCATGCCTTTCAGTCATCTGGTAAAAAACTATTTATTTGTAATTCCTACATTTTTTGGTGCCCGAAGAATCATAAAAAAGATAAATCCCGATTTTATACACCTTAACAGCACCTGTCTGTTTACCTTTGCTGCCGCAGCAAAATCTATCAATAAAAAACTAAAGGTAATAACCCACGTTCGCGAGCCGCTGTTGCTAAACCTGTTTGGCAAAATTTTAAAAGTTGCCAATTATCGCTATACCGATGGCTATGTATCGATATGCAAAAACGACCAGAGCCGGATGCTACTAAAAAACAAACCGGCAACTGTTGTCTATAATTTTATCAATTTCAGCGATTATAACCCTGGTATAACAAGCAG
Above is a genomic segment from uncultured Draconibacterium sp. containing:
- a CDS encoding glycosyltransferase family 2 protein, encoding MSTLPKISVITVVFNAVELLEQTIKSIICQSYANLEYIVIDGSSTDGTVEIIKKYDKAITHWISEKDTGIYDAMNKGLKMASGDYVIFINAGDMLYACDTLAKIPFAAHPEADVFYGETVIISDKTGEDLGLRKKVPPRNLSWKHYQKGMVVCHQSIFIKKSITTNYNTSYRLSADVEWVILALKKAQKVVYVDCIISRFLSGGASRKMQKLSLKERFSVMRKYFGLIPTVFSHIGFIFDTLAVKLKLRPLYRKNYFKPE
- a CDS encoding glycosyltransferase family 4 protein, encoding MQKKKILYIHHSGRLGGAPKSLSLLLEKIDKTRFEPIILALQNGPAIEMLKKTGAKVIVKPWLFPFHGSTVSGMPFSHLVKNYLFVIPTFFGARRIIKKINPDFIHLNSTCLFTFAAAAKSINKKLKVITHVREPLLLNLFGKILKVANYRYTDGYVSICKNDQSRMLLKNKPATVVYNFINFSDYNPGITSRVLRDELQLKNDAIICLSLARISKPNGILELIERFKALNKSFTKFKLVVVGLKQNNSYEKKCIEAAKSNPNIFLLPFRTDATALIASSDIMLCSFTAPHFSRAIIEASAMGKPTLGNNIGGVDELIDDAKTGYLFNIHSQQDFEEKLSKLKDEKQREVLGRNGYSFAQANFDAEKNAQATFKFYEQFLEL